In Nocardia yunnanensis, one DNA window encodes the following:
- a CDS encoding class I SAM-dependent methyltransferase: MNDLSTLSPYSSGNSRLDIEQALLAAGRDLGALRLADLSLVEDFHTMGRIATAALVESAGLTSASRVLDAGSGIGGTARFVADGYGCRVTAVDLTADYCDTSRWLNQLVGLDGSIVVRQGDVTELPFGDAVFDVVFSQHVQMNIADKDALYREAYRVLDGGGRLALWDIAAGEGAPEYPLPWADEAPQSHLATVAELRGAIERAGFTLETWDDLTDQAAQVMRMVAAAPPNPVGLQVFVADFAEKVRHLTAGLSDGSLRAIRGLARKA, encoded by the coding sequence ATGAACGACCTTTCGACGCTGTCCCCGTATTCGTCGGGCAACTCCCGGCTCGATATCGAACAGGCGCTGCTGGCTGCCGGACGGGATCTCGGCGCGCTGCGGCTCGCGGATTTGAGCCTGGTGGAGGACTTTCACACCATGGGCCGCATCGCCACGGCCGCGCTGGTGGAGTCGGCCGGGCTGACATCGGCCAGCCGGGTGCTGGACGCCGGCAGCGGAATCGGCGGGACCGCGCGCTTCGTCGCCGACGGCTACGGCTGCCGGGTGACGGCGGTGGATCTGACCGCGGACTACTGCGACACCTCGCGGTGGCTGAATCAGCTGGTCGGGCTGGACGGGTCGATCGTGGTGCGGCAGGGGGACGTCACCGAATTGCCTTTCGGCGACGCGGTTTTCGATGTGGTGTTCAGCCAGCACGTGCAGATGAACATCGCCGACAAGGACGCGCTGTATCGGGAGGCGTACCGGGTGCTCGACGGCGGCGGCCGGCTCGCGCTGTGGGACATCGCGGCGGGGGAGGGTGCGCCCGAGTACCCACTACCGTGGGCCGACGAGGCGCCGCAGAGTCACCTGGCGACCGTCGCGGAGTTGCGCGGCGCGATCGAGCGCGCGGGATTCACGCTCGAGACGTGGGACGACCTCACCGATCAGGCGGCCCAGGTCATGCGGATGGTCGCGGCCGCACCGCCGAATCCGGTTGGGCTGCAGGTCTTCGTCGCCGATTTCGCCGAGAAGGTGCGCCACCTCACGGCGGGTTTGTCCGATGGCAGCCTGCGGGCGATTCGCGGTCTCGCCCGGAAGGCTTAG
- a CDS encoding condensation domain-containing protein, producing the protein MAEFLRVVEEPAPLRRMPRPPRVPLAPAQERMWQAAAAGQSADWNVARAFRIRGAVVNTTALRSAIDDVVRRHVPLRTCYPATADGPIQLVLDADVARVDVRVVDSFAGELTERIAEFAGRAFDLGAELPIRARIYRLGSRDVVLALVVHHISLDGQSLGPLLRDLVTAYLARGAGRPPAFAPLPVDYIDYTLWKHEYLGAFDDPGSRASTQLRYWANNLVGRPTPLELPYDRPPSADSEAAGDSIQLRFDAELHRALLTRARQAGASLFMLLQTAFALSVAGFAKSPDVTVATAVSGRDDPQLADLVGNLADDVLLRIRLDRATDLSDLIEQVRRVALAAFAHPDTSNPRLLRSLPQDPAHPLFQATLILQRHDASPPAAAPTGMSITDFPTGVVRAKHDLEFGLTESYDHTGAPTGIAGPFLYPVARFDRATALRFVETFTAMVELVASGYAGPIASILQPDQHRRRSRRAHRAR; encoded by the coding sequence ATGGCGGAATTTCTGCGTGTCGTGGAGGAACCCGCGCCGCTGCGGCGCATGCCGCGGCCACCCCGGGTGCCGCTGGCGCCCGCGCAGGAGCGCATGTGGCAGGCGGCCGCCGCCGGACAGTCCGCTGACTGGAATGTTGCTCGGGCGTTTCGAATTCGTGGCGCGGTGGTGAATACCACCGCGCTGCGGTCGGCCATCGACGATGTGGTGCGCCGCCACGTGCCGCTGCGCACCTGCTATCCGGCGACCGCGGACGGTCCGATCCAGCTGGTGCTCGACGCCGATGTGGCGCGCGTGGACGTGCGGGTGGTCGACAGCTTCGCGGGTGAGCTGACTGAGCGGATCGCCGAATTCGCCGGCCGCGCCTTCGATCTCGGCGCCGAACTGCCCATCCGGGCCCGCATCTACCGGCTCGGCAGCCGGGATGTGGTGCTGGCGTTGGTGGTTCATCACATCTCGCTGGACGGCCAGTCCCTCGGTCCGCTGCTGCGCGATCTCGTCACCGCCTATCTGGCCCGGGGCGCGGGGCGCCCGCCCGCCTTCGCGCCGCTGCCGGTCGACTACATCGACTACACGCTGTGGAAGCACGAGTATCTGGGCGCGTTCGACGATCCGGGCAGCCGGGCCAGCACGCAGCTGCGCTACTGGGCCAACAATCTCGTCGGCCGCCCGACGCCCCTCGAATTGCCTTACGACAGGCCGCCTTCCGCGGATTCGGAGGCCGCGGGCGACAGTATCCAGCTGCGCTTCGACGCCGAACTGCACCGGGCGCTGCTGACCCGCGCCCGCCAGGCCGGCGCCAGCCTGTTCATGCTGTTGCAGACCGCCTTCGCGCTCAGCGTCGCCGGTTTCGCCAAATCCCCGGACGTGACCGTCGCGACCGCGGTGTCCGGCCGCGACGACCCGCAGCTCGCGGATCTGGTCGGCAATCTCGCCGATGACGTGCTGCTGCGCATCCGCCTCGACCGCGCCACCGATCTGAGCGATCTCATCGAGCAGGTCCGCCGCGTCGCGCTGGCCGCCTTCGCGCACCCCGACACCTCGAATCCCCGGCTGCTGCGCAGTCTTCCGCAGGATCCGGCCCACCCGCTGTTCCAGGCCACCCTGATCCTGCAGCGCCACGACGCGTCCCCGCCCGCCGCCGCGCCCACCGGCATGTCCATCACCGATTTCCCGACGGGCGTGGTGCGCGCCAAACACGATCTGGAGTTCGGCCTCACCGAGAGCTACGACCACACCGGCGCGCCCACCGGCATCGCCGGTCCCTTCCTGTACCCGGTCGCCCGTTTCGATCGCGCGACCGCGCTGCGTTTCGTCGAAACCTTCACCGCCATGGTCGAACTGGTCGCCTCCGGCTACGCGGGCCCGATCGCCTCGATCCTGCAACCGGATCAGCATCGCCGTCGGTCCCGGCGCGCGCACCGCGCACGCTGA
- a CDS encoding cytochrome P450, translated as MQLRYSPYDFEVHADPYPYYARLRREAPVYRNETDDFWALSRHADVLAALRDSERFSSRNGLRMEPAFWGPQAEQFFSFVAMDPPKHTRLRGLVTRAFTAHRVQALGPRLREIAVGLLEPLLARGSFDLMAEFAGPFPTEVISELVGVPEGDREMLRKLGMEIMYTEEESTDLRPEAMQAIGALVGYYTELTIERAKSRQEDLLSGLLDAADGDDRLTPEEIVGVLILLIGAGIETSMLTFGNAWHAAWAHPDQRRAALDGRVDDWIAEAMRWDPATQANLRTTTAPIELHGVEIPADARILLLTGAANRDPEVFADPDTFDLDRDTAASLVFGSGRHHCLGSNLALLELRTALGEIAARVADFDIDITAATRIHASNNRGFASLPTTVTLR; from the coding sequence ATGCAGTTGCGCTATAGCCCATACGATTTCGAGGTCCACGCCGATCCGTATCCTTACTATGCCAGGTTGCGTCGTGAGGCCCCGGTATACCGCAACGAGACCGACGACTTCTGGGCTCTCTCGCGCCACGCCGATGTGCTGGCCGCGCTGCGTGACTCCGAGCGCTTCTCCAGCCGCAACGGCCTGCGCATGGAACCGGCCTTCTGGGGACCGCAGGCCGAACAGTTCTTCTCCTTCGTCGCCATGGATCCGCCCAAGCACACCCGCCTGCGCGGACTGGTGACGCGGGCGTTCACCGCGCATCGGGTGCAGGCGCTGGGGCCGCGGCTGCGCGAGATCGCGGTCGGCCTGCTCGAACCGCTGCTGGCGCGTGGCAGTTTCGACCTGATGGCGGAGTTCGCCGGGCCGTTTCCCACCGAGGTCATCTCGGAGCTGGTCGGGGTGCCCGAGGGCGATCGCGAGATGCTGCGCAAGCTCGGCATGGAGATCATGTACACCGAGGAGGAGTCGACGGATCTGCGGCCCGAGGCCATGCAGGCCATCGGCGCGCTGGTCGGCTACTACACCGAGCTGACCATCGAGCGCGCCAAATCCCGGCAGGAGGATCTGCTCTCCGGCCTGCTCGACGCCGCCGACGGCGACGACCGGCTCACCCCCGAGGAGATCGTCGGCGTCCTGATCCTGCTCATCGGCGCGGGTATCGAGACCAGCATGCTGACCTTCGGCAATGCCTGGCACGCCGCCTGGGCGCACCCCGACCAGCGCCGGGCCGCCCTCGACGGCCGCGTCGACGACTGGATCGCGGAGGCCATGCGCTGGGATCCGGCCACCCAGGCCAACCTGCGCACCACCACCGCGCCGATCGAACTGCACGGTGTCGAGATCCCCGCCGACGCCCGCATCCTGCTGCTCACCGGCGCGGCCAATCGCGATCCGGAGGTGTTCGCCGATCCGGACACCTTCGATCTGGACCGTGACACCGCCGCGTCCCTGGTCTTCGGCAGTGGCCGCCACCACTGCCTGGGCTCGAATCTGGCGCTGCTGGAACTGCGTACGGCGCTGGGGGAGATCGCGGCCCGGGTCGCCGATTTCGATATCGACATCACGGCGGCCACGCGCATTCACGCCTCCAACAACCGCGGTTTCGCGAGCCTGCCGACCACGGTCACCCTGCGCTAG
- a CDS encoding SAM-dependent methyltransferase translates to MNSESADARIDTSKPHPARRYDYWLGGKDNYPADRESADAVAEAFPTVQLSAVENRNFLRRAVGYLTAEAGIRQFLDIGTGLPTAGNVHEIAQGIAPESRIVYVDNDPIVLLHARELLNSSPEGRTAYLDADLRAPQRILTHPDLLATLDLSKPVALMVVAVMHFLTDDNHPYELIRELIEPLAPGSYLVMSHATSDHLDEEDLARSTAANQRSGVPFRLRTGAEFGKFFDGLTLVPPGITAVTLWRPEEYRPHPRPEAVSMLGGVARIP, encoded by the coding sequence GTGAACTCGGAGTCCGCGGACGCCCGCATCGACACCAGCAAACCGCATCCGGCCCGCCGGTACGACTACTGGCTGGGCGGTAAGGACAACTACCCCGCCGATCGGGAATCGGCCGACGCGGTGGCCGAGGCGTTCCCGACGGTGCAGCTGTCGGCGGTGGAGAACCGCAACTTCCTGCGCCGGGCCGTCGGGTATCTGACCGCCGAGGCCGGCATCCGGCAGTTCCTCGACATCGGCACCGGGCTGCCCACCGCCGGCAATGTGCACGAGATCGCCCAGGGCATCGCCCCGGAATCCCGCATCGTCTACGTCGACAACGATCCCATCGTGCTGCTGCACGCCCGCGAGCTGCTCAACAGCTCCCCCGAAGGCCGCACCGCCTATCTCGACGCCGATCTGCGTGCGCCGCAACGCATTCTGACGCACCCCGATCTGCTGGCGACCCTCGATCTGAGCAAGCCGGTCGCGTTGATGGTGGTCGCGGTCATGCACTTCCTGACCGACGACAATCACCCCTACGAGCTGATTCGCGAACTGATCGAGCCGCTGGCCCCCGGCAGCTATCTGGTCATGTCCCACGCCACCAGCGACCACCTCGACGAGGAGGACCTGGCCCGCTCGACCGCCGCCAATCAGCGCAGCGGCGTGCCGTTCCGGCTGCGCACCGGGGCCGAGTTCGGCAAGTTCTTCGACGGATTGACGCTGGTGCCGCCCGGCATCACGGCAGTCACCCTGTGGCGGCCGGAGGAGTATCGCCCGCATCCGCGTCCGGAGGCGGTCAGCATGCTCGGCGGCGTGGCCCGCATCCCCTGA